TTTCCCGGTCTTGATTTAGGTGATAACATAATATAAAATGAATGCATTCAGATCGGTTGTGCCTGAGAGGAGAAAAACATGACAGCAGTGCCTAAAAGCCGGACCCATTCCACCCCCATTTCCCAGGAGCAAACCCAACCCATGATAGAACTTCATTTGACCGGCATTCTGGGAACCAAAATCACCATCCACGTCAAAGACGAATCGGAAATGTTACAGGTCATGCGCCAGTACGGACGCCGCGGCTGGACCAGCGGAGACATTCCCGCAGGCGGTCTGGTGCTTCCCCTCGCCATGGCAGACACCTTCGACTGGTACCTCATCGGGGCCAGAGAATTCGTGAATCAAGACGGCGAGAAATGCGTGTTCCACAAAGGTCAGGTCTACAAACGCCGTGAACTGGAAGAAGTGGACACCAAAAAACTCAAACTCCCCAAAATCGTCAAATACTCCCGTGGTGCCCGCCCCACCGACCCCGACCACCTCAAGGAAGGGGAAGAGTCCGTGCGCTACGTCACCCTGATCACCTTCCGGGGCAATGGCCGCCCTCTGGAATCCTATCAGGACCCTGAAAAAGTGGCTGCCCAGCAGCACAACACCCAACAGTAATTCGTCACAAGCTTCCCCCCAAGGATGCGCCTCCCAGCTGCAACTGGGGGGTTTTCTTTTTGGGTCTGCGACCCGCCGAGGGCATTTGTAGGGGCGAGGCGTGCCTCGCCCTGCATGGCTGCCAGAGCTTTCTTTGGCCTTCTGCTTTCTGCTAAGGGCGAGGCACGCCTCGCCCCTACAGGTCCCCTTAACCATTTTCTGGACGTATAGCAGGATGCCCTCGGCTCACGTGCTCCGCCTTTTTGCTGATCCCTGAAGGCTGACACCTGATCGCTGCGTAAGCCAAAACCCCCATCCCACTCCTGAAACAAAATGCTATCCTGCTCGGGTTTTCCCCAAAGCAAAGGAGGCACATGACGGTTTTCTGGGAGATCATGGTCAGGGCGTACCAGAGACAGATCACTTACCGGGCGGCGGCCATTGCAGGGCTCACCACCAATCTGTTTTTCGGTTTTCTGAAAGCGGCGATGGTGACGGCTTTTTACCAGAGCACCTCCAGCATGTCAGGCATGGACCTGAGGCAGGCCATCACCTTCACCGGAATTTCGCAGGGGTTGCTCGGGTTTCTCAGCATTTTTGGCACCTTTGATTTGATGCGGACCATTTACCGGGGTGAGGTCGCCACCGACCTCGTCAAGCCGGTGTCTTTTCTGGGCCTCTGGATGGCCAGAGATTTCGGGCAGTCCATAGCCCAGTTGCTGCTCAGGGGCAGTGTGATTTTCGTGGTTTACAGCGTGTTTCTGAACATGCAGCTTCCTGAAAGCCTCTTGCAGTGGGTGTGTTATGCCCTGTCGTTGCTGCTGGGTTGGATCTTGTGTTTCATGGTGCGTTTTCTGGTGAACCTGAGCGCTTTCTGGTCTCCAGATGCCAGAGGCATTGCACGGCTGGCTTACGCCCTGATTCTGTTTTTCTCTGGGCTGCTCATGCCTTTAAGGCTTTTTCCAGAGTGGGTGCAAAATCTGGCCGCTTGGACCCCTTTCCCTTACATCCTGAACACCCCGATGGAGGTTTACACCGGAGTGTTGCAAGGCCCAGCATTGCTGAATGCTCTGGTGCTTCAGGTCCTCTGGCTGATGGCGATGTTCTTGCTGACCCGTCTGGTCTGGCAGCAGGCCACCCGCCGCCTGATGGTGCTGGGAGGCTGACATGCACACCCTGAACGTGTATTTTCGCCTGCTGGGGGCACTGGTGCGCAGCCAGTTGCAATACCGCTTTTCCTTCGTGATGGACCTGATCGCCACCACGTTTTACACGGTGGTGGAGTTCGCCTCTCTGGCACTGGTGCTGGCCAGAATCAAAACGCTGGGCAACTGGACTTTCCCCGAGATCACCCTGCTTTACGGCATGGCGGAGTTCTCGTTTGCCCTGATGGACATGGCTTTTGCAGGGTTTGATCCTGCGGCTTTCGGAGCTTTCATTCGGCAGGGGAGCCTCGACCAGTTGATGCTGCGCCCAGTCAGCCTGACTGTGCAGGTCATGGGTTCTGATTTTGGCCTGAGGCGGGTTGGCAAAATCCTGCTGGGTCTGGGCATGCTCATTTATGGAGCCGTGGTGTCCGGCATCCTCTGGACCCCAGAGAAAATCCTGTTTCTGTTGGCGGTGCTGGCCGGAATGGTGCTGTTTTTTGGTGGGCTGTTCCTGATCGGCTCCACCATCACGTTCTGGACGGTGGATTCCGTCGAGGCCATGAACCTGCTGACCTACGGAGGTCGCGCCATGATCGGCTACCCCATGAGCATCTATCAGGACTGGCTGAGGAAAATCTTCACTTTTGTGGTGCCCGCCATTTTCCTGAATTACTACCCCGCCCTGTACCTTTT
The genomic region above belongs to Deinococcus misasensis DSM 22328 and contains:
- a CDS encoding ABC transporter permease — translated: MHTLNVYFRLLGALVRSQLQYRFSFVMDLIATTFYTVVEFASLALVLARIKTLGNWTFPEITLLYGMAEFSFALMDMAFAGFDPAAFGAFIRQGSLDQLMLRPVSLTVQVMGSDFGLRRVGKILLGLGMLIYGAVVSGILWTPEKILFLLAVLAGMVLFFGGLFLIGSTITFWTVDSVEAMNLLTYGGRAMIGYPMSIYQDWLRKIFTFVVPAIFLNYYPALYLLNKPDPFGMPEGIHWISPLVGLGVFGVAWMFWRFGLKHYQSTGT
- a CDS encoding single-stranded DNA-binding protein; amino-acid sequence: MTAVPKSRTHSTPISQEQTQPMIELHLTGILGTKITIHVKDESEMLQVMRQYGRRGWTSGDIPAGGLVLPLAMADTFDWYLIGAREFVNQDGEKCVFHKGQVYKRRELEEVDTKKLKLPKIVKYSRGARPTDPDHLKEGEESVRYVTLITFRGNGRPLESYQDPEKVAAQQHNTQQ
- a CDS encoding ABC transporter permease — protein: MTVFWEIMVRAYQRQITYRAAAIAGLTTNLFFGFLKAAMVTAFYQSTSSMSGMDLRQAITFTGISQGLLGFLSIFGTFDLMRTIYRGEVATDLVKPVSFLGLWMARDFGQSIAQLLLRGSVIFVVYSVFLNMQLPESLLQWVCYALSLLLGWILCFMVRFLVNLSAFWSPDARGIARLAYALILFFSGLLMPLRLFPEWVQNLAAWTPFPYILNTPMEVYTGVLQGPALLNALVLQVLWLMAMFLLTRLVWQQATRRLMVLGG